One window of the Anolis carolinensis isolate JA03-04 unplaced genomic scaffold, rAnoCar3.1.pri scaffold_17, whole genome shotgun sequence genome contains the following:
- the LOC107983740 gene encoding zinc finger protein 658B-like — protein sequence MEEKAYKCIECGKSFSQHGKLKRHQRTHTGEKPYNCLECGQSFADSTGLRSHQRTHTGEKPYKCLECGQSFTHSSYLRKHHRIHIGEKPYKCLECGQSFTRKGSLQTHQRTHTGEKPYKCLECGQSFTHTSGLRSHQRTHTEEKPYKCLECEQSFTQSSALRRHQRTHTGEKPYKCLECEQSFTRSSALRIHQWTHTGEKPFKCLECEQSFTRSSDLHSHQRTHTGEKPFKCLECGQSFSQSSGLRSHQRTHTGEKPYKCLECEQSFTHSSGLRRHQRTHTGEKPFKCLECEQSFTRSSDLHSHQRTHTGEKPFKCLECEQSFTRSSGLRSHQRTHTGEKPYKCLECEQSFTDCSGLRRHQRIHTGEKPYTCLECGQSFTLSSGLRSHQRIHTGEKPYNCLECGQSFTQKGNLHSHQRTHTGEKQYKCLECGQSFTHSSALRRHQRTHTGEKPYKCLECGQSFSQSSGLRSHQRTHTGEKPYTCLECGQSFTHSSNLHSHRRTHTGEKP from the coding sequence atggaggagaaagcatataaatgtatcgaatgtggaaagagctttagtcagcatggaaagctgaagagacatcaaaggactcacacgggggagaaaccctataactgcctggagtgtggacagagctttgctgatagtacaggactacgttcacatcaaaggactcacactggggagaaaccctataaatgcctggagtgtggacagagcttcactcatagttcataTCTACGTAAACATCACAGGATTCACattggggaaaaaccctataaatgccttgagtgtggacagagttttactcggaagggaagcttacaaacacatcaaagaactcacactggtgagaaaccctataaatgcctggagtgtggacagagcttcactcatacttcaggcctacgttcacatcaaaggactcacactgaggagaaaccctataaatgcctggagtgtgaacagagcttcactcagagttcagctctacgtagacatcaaaggactcacactggggagaaaccctataaatgcctagagtgtgaacagagcttcactcggaGTTCAGCTCTACGTATACATcaatggactcacactggggagaaaccctttaaatgcctggagtgtgaacagagcttcactcggagttcagatctacattcacatcaaaggactcacactggggagaaaccctttaaatgcctggagtgtggacagagcttctctcagagttcaggcctacgttcacatcaaaggactcacactggggagaaaccctataaatgcctagagtgtgaacagagcttcactcatagttcaggcctacgtagacatcaaaggactcacactggggagaaaccctttaaatgcctggagtgtgaacagagcttcactcggagttcagatctacattcacatcaaaggactcacactggggagaaaccctttaaatgcctggagtgtgaacagagcttcactcggagttcaggcctacgttcacatcaaaggactcacactggggagaaaccctataaatgcctggagtgtgaacagagcttcactgatTGTTCAGgcttacgtagacatcaaaggattcacactggggagaaaccctatacatgcctggagtgtggacagagcttcactcttagttcaggcctacgttcacatcaaaggattcacactggggagaaaccctataactgcctggagtgtggacagagctttactcagaagggaaacttacattcacatcaaaggactcacactggggagaaacaatataaatgcttggagtgtggacagagcttcactcatagttcagctctacgtagacatcaaaggactcacactggggagaagccctataaatgcctggagtgtggacagagcttctctcagagttcaggcctacgttcacatcaaaggactcacactggggagaaaccctatacatgccttgagtgtggacagagcttcactcatagttcaaatCTACACTCACAtcgaaggactcacactggggagaaaccatag